The Leishmania major strain Friedlin complete genome, chromosome 28 genome includes a region encoding these proteins:
- a CDS encoding putative oligomeric golgi complex component 8 produces the protein MTTSSAEEARVRQSIVNCAVDHYDLLTNAQAANVAAASLSSTAEDTAKELTASLQTLHSWSQLLQYAGQSWRQEKTQLHSAVMSHQKIVALMESPALVEECVRQTMFHEALLIFDHVMMLCQHMSDVYVFQRLQKEVVDTMEQAVNTHVLPMLSGGLTVDTAYKAISLLRRLGGSPASLRALFLRSRAAYIRHLLQEAESSVVPYSLILKYITVYKMHVNEVTLQYKACFPSSTEAQQRQATEELSLWCQEQAHMFMHLIAAALQHLHNGSELALVVQQCRSCASASARVHTDVLGLLGSILVQKVHALFADGMRQARTTYRTAMQTSSWRVSVYCRNNSTLASSTVIQAPQTISDTPAVQLAQWLPLAYALNGMLSSFNAIRKCLLPGFEAPCGEEVRQLVCEVGQDMLNDAPLLDTMYSAERAVFMAFVKAFQRLWYPYVLHLVGRLLGPAHREDLEDRTQALMYGIGELLFAVEPSSTVPAAESASSVAPAPAPAHPHASTTLAPPTPDLTIAPVAAPSVQPAPTTSAPT, from the coding sequence ATGACAACCTCCTCTGCCGAGGAGGCCCGGGTGCGGCAGTCCATTGTGAACTGTGCAGTCGATCACTACGATCTGTTGACCAACGCGCAGGCCGCAAacgtggcggccgcgtcgctctCCAGCACTGCCGAAGACACCGCGAAGGAGCTGACAGCATCCTTGCAAACACTGCACTCCTGGTCGCAGCTTCTCCAGTATGCGGGGCAGTCGTGGCGTCAAGAGAAGACGCAGTTGCACAGCGCTGTCATGAGCCACCAGAAAATTGTGGCTCTCATGGAGTCGCCTGCCTTAGTGGAGGAGTGCGTGCGGCAAACAATGTTCCACGAGGCGCTCCTCATATTCGACCACGTCATGATGCTGTGCCAGCACATGAGCGACGTGTACGTTTTTCAGAGACTGCAGAAGGAAGTGGTGGACACGATGGAGCAGGCGGTGAACACGCACGTGCTGCCGATGCTGTCGGGTGGGCTCACGGTGGACACGGCCTACAAGGCTATCTccctccttcgccgccttGGTGGCTCCCCGGCGTCGCTGCGTGCACTCTTcctgcgcagccgcgctgcctACATTCGTCATCTGCTGCAGGAAGCTGAATCCAGCGTGGTGCCCTACTCTCTCATCCTCAAGTACATCACGGTGTACAAGATGCACGTGAACGAGGTGACGCTGCAGTACAAGGCGTGCTTCCCGTCCAGCACCGaggcccagcagcggcaagcgACGGAGGAGCTGAGCCTGTGGTGTcaggagcaggcgcacatgTTCATGCACCtcatcgcggcggcgctccagcacctgcacaaCGGCTCTGAACTGGCgctcgtggtgcagcagtgccgcagctgcgcgagtgcCAGTGCGCGGGTACACACAGACGTGCTTGGGCTCCTGGGCAGCATACTTGTCCAGAAGGTGCACGCACTCTTCGCTGACGGCATGCGGCAGGCCAGGACCACTTATCGCACCGCCATGCAGACCTCCTCGTGGCGTGTTTCTGTGTACTGCCGCAACAACTCGACGCTGGCGTCGTCTACGGTGATCCAGGCCCCTCAGACTATTAGCGACACGCCAGCCGTGCAGCTAGCTCAGTGGCTGCCGCTCGCGTACGCGCTCAACGGGATGCTCTCCTCCTTCAACGCCATCCGCAAGTGTCTGTTACCAGGGTTTGAGGCGCCGTGTGGGGAGGAAGTGCGACAGCTGGTGTGCGAGGTGGGACAGGACATGCTGAATGACGCGCCTCTGCTCGACACAATGTACAGCGCTGAACGGGCAGTGTTCATGGCCTTTGTGAAGGCGTTTCAACGGTTGTGGTACCCATATGTACTGCACCTGGTCGGCCGCCTTCTCGGACCTGCGCACCGCGAGGACTTGGAGGACCGCACGCAGGCTCTAATGTATGGCATTGGAGAGCTTCTGTTTGCGGTAGAGCCGTCGTCGACGGTGCCGGCTGCAGAAAGTGCGAGCTCCgtcgcgccggcgccggcgccggcacacccgcacgcatCGACGACACTTGCTCCACCGACACCAGACCTCACCATCGCTCCCGTTGCGGCGCCTTCGGTGCAGCCAGCGCCGACTACCTCTGCACCGACCTAG